In a genomic window of Prochlorococcus marinus subsp. marinus str. CCMP1375:
- the rsfS gene encoding ribosome silencing factor: protein MDSQKVIELAAKAADDLKAIDIQIIQIDKVSSIADWILITEGLSDVQVRSIINSIEDRLNKKANIIPLRKEGVNEGKWALLDYGDIIINVFQPNERKFYELESFWSNGTLYKYSN, encoded by the coding sequence ATGGATAGTCAAAAAGTCATAGAACTAGCTGCAAAAGCTGCAGATGATCTTAAAGCAATAGATATACAAATAATTCAAATAGATAAAGTATCAAGTATTGCAGATTGGATCCTAATTACAGAAGGTCTTTCTGATGTTCAAGTAAGGTCAATTATAAATTCAATAGAAGATAGGCTAAACAAAAAAGCCAATATTATTCCACTTAGGAAGGAAGGAGTAAATGAAGGTAAATGGGCTCTTTTAGATTACGGAGATATTATCATCAATGTTTTCCAACCTAATGAAAGAAAATTTTATGAATTAGAGTCATTTTGGAGCAATGGAACTCTATATAAATACTCAAACTAG
- a CDS encoding CGLD27 family protein, with product MESYLNSPVPIEQRPSDEFTQLTNSLFFSWPTKSINNFIKKLFLTWIISFPFFIIISTGSYTLRLNIFNLISLSFLSSIIIPILILLRQLWGWDYVYKRLLSKTITYEESDWHDGKDWEKPSSWLLRDKLIASQEVLPIISKIKTTTKYLLILFIFLLTSYFFYIRIN from the coding sequence ATGGAAAGCTATTTAAACTCTCCTGTTCCAATAGAGCAAAGACCTTCAGATGAATTTACTCAACTAACAAATTCATTATTTTTTTCATGGCCTACTAAAAGTATTAACAACTTTATTAAAAAATTATTCCTAACATGGATTATTTCATTCCCATTTTTCATAATAATAAGTACTGGTAGTTATACTTTGAGGTTAAATATATTTAATCTCATATCTTTATCATTTCTTTCAAGTATAATCATACCTATATTAATTCTTCTTAGACAATTATGGGGTTGGGATTATGTATACAAAAGATTATTATCCAAAACTATTACTTATGAAGAAAGCGATTGGCATGATGGCAAAGACTGGGAAAAGCCTTCATCATGGCTACTAAGAGATAAACTTATAGCTTCACAAGAAGTTTTACCAATAATTTCAAAAATAAAAACTACAACTAAATATCTATTAATATTGTTTATATTTTTGCTAACATCTTATTTTTTTTATATAAGAATTAATTAA
- a CDS encoding chlorophyll a/b binding light-harvesting protein encodes MQTYGDPNVSYAWYAANAGAVTNKSGRFISSHIAHTGLICFGAGANTLFELARYNPDLPMGSQGLVVLPHLAGLGLGGISNGVFTDTYQLLVVAILHLILSGVYGGGGMLHAFRYEEKLESYPATSRANKFKFDWNDPDRLTFILGHHLLFLAAGNIQFVEWARVHGIYDPVAGAVRQVEYNLDLGMIWNHQFDFLSISSLEDIMGGHAFLAFFMAAGGVFHILTKNYGEYNSFKGADLLSAEFVLSTSLAGAAYTAFVAALWCASNTTIYPVDLYGDVLQFKLGIAPYWIDTDSSLAADAHTGRAWLTNVHFFIGFFYLQGHFFHGLRALGFDFKSIGKLFDNLETSETTLN; translated from the coding sequence GTGCAGACCTACGGAGACCCCAACGTTTCCTATGCATGGTATGCGGCTAATGCTGGAGCTGTTACAAACAAATCCGGCAGGTTCATTTCTTCGCATATTGCGCATACGGGCCTCATTTGCTTCGGAGCTGGTGCAAACACCCTTTTTGAATTAGCTCGTTACAACCCTGATTTGCCCATGGGCTCTCAAGGGCTTGTTGTACTCCCTCACCTAGCTGGACTTGGTTTAGGTGGTATTTCTAACGGCGTATTTACTGATACTTATCAGTTACTTGTTGTAGCCATCCTTCACTTGATCCTTTCAGGTGTATATGGCGGTGGCGGCATGCTTCACGCCTTTAGATACGAGGAGAAACTCGAAAGCTATCCTGCTACTTCAAGAGCCAATAAGTTTAAGTTTGATTGGAACGATCCAGACAGACTTACATTTATTCTTGGACATCATTTACTTTTCCTTGCTGCTGGAAACATTCAATTTGTTGAATGGGCCAGAGTTCATGGAATTTATGATCCAGTCGCAGGAGCTGTTCGCCAAGTTGAGTATAACCTTGATCTTGGAATGATTTGGAACCATCAGTTTGACTTCCTTTCTATTAGTAGCTTGGAAGACATTATGGGTGGCCATGCTTTCTTAGCATTCTTTATGGCTGCTGGTGGAGTTTTCCATATCCTCACCAAGAATTACGGCGAATACAATTCATTTAAAGGAGCAGACCTTCTTTCAGCTGAATTTGTACTATCAACATCATTAGCAGGAGCAGCTTATACAGCGTTCGTTGCTGCTTTATGGTGTGCAAGTAATACCACAATCTACCCAGTAGATCTTTATGGTGATGTTCTTCAATTCAAGTTGGGAATAGCTCCTTACTGGATTGACACAGATTCATCCCTAGCTGCAGATGCCCACACTGGGCGTGCATGGTTGACCAATGTTCACTTCTTCATTGGATTCTTCTATCTTCAGGGACATTTCTTCCATGGTTTAAGAGCCCTTGGATTTGATTTCAAGAGTATTGGCAAATTGTTTGACAATCTTGAAACTTCAGAAACTACATTGAACTGA
- a CDS encoding DUF3318 domain-containing protein — MSELQRLKGLLPPENQSWVFIETAAAIDPPLIDLEEIGSDEVEIQIDIEQWDNLALDHRNLLFWHEVGRIQNDTIPRDGWEMAALAIGLGGAIGELWVQDGLLLLLALGLSGFAGYRLYLKNNSEKRLQDAISADERAIDLACRFGYSVPNAYKSLGGALKELIENTRKKKRRSFYENRLEALRKSAERARAEMAEQQGSKQSITSENVYG; from the coding sequence ATGAGTGAGCTTCAGCGCCTAAAAGGGCTATTACCTCCAGAAAACCAAAGCTGGGTTTTCATTGAAACTGCTGCTGCAATAGACCCTCCGCTTATAGATCTTGAGGAAATTGGAAGTGACGAAGTTGAAATTCAGATAGATATTGAACAATGGGACAACTTGGCTCTTGACCATAGGAACCTACTTTTCTGGCATGAAGTAGGCAGAATTCAAAACGATACCATCCCTAGAGATGGATGGGAGATGGCAGCTCTTGCAATAGGACTTGGAGGAGCTATCGGAGAACTATGGGTACAAGATGGACTATTACTTCTTTTAGCATTAGGTCTATCTGGCTTTGCTGGGTACAGGCTGTATTTGAAAAATAATTCCGAAAAAAGACTTCAAGATGCAATATCAGCAGATGAAAGGGCTATTGACCTAGCATGTAGATTTGGTTACAGCGTACCAAATGCATATAAAAGCCTTGGTGGCGCCTTAAAAGAGCTTATAGAAAATACTAGAAAAAAGAAAAGAAGAAGCTTTTATGAAAATCGCTTAGAAGCACTTAGAAAAAGTGCCGAAAGAGCAAGAGCAGAAATGGCTGAGCAACAAGGTTCAAAACAATCAATAACAAGTGAAAATGTATATGGATAG
- a CDS encoding ABC transporter ATP-binding protein encodes MIDGTWAEFKNLNIWYEHKRVLNNINLKLRLGENTVLIGTNGSGKSTLIKTIARIKYPIVDKESFIKIFGKNHINIWELRTKIGFLFSEIDTRIKGNMLTKDIILSGYQGTFGVINRNLIGTKEKQNLEELMNSLNLIKVSKYYSQLSDGQKRRVLIARSIINNPLVLALDEPTNMLDLRSNYELLNNLSNLSKNGITLLYTTNNIENIIKETNRVIFLKEGEIILDGTPEKVITSENISNLYDFNIAVRNIGGYWRTSPA; translated from the coding sequence TTGATTGATGGTACTTGGGCAGAGTTTAAGAATTTAAATATATGGTACGAGCATAAAAGAGTTCTGAATAACATAAACCTAAAACTTAGACTAGGAGAAAATACTGTTCTTATTGGTACTAATGGTTCAGGTAAATCAACTCTTATAAAAACAATTGCTAGAATTAAATATCCTATAGTAGATAAGGAATCTTTTATTAAAATCTTTGGTAAAAACCACATAAATATTTGGGAGCTTCGTACTAAGATTGGATTTCTTTTTAGTGAAATAGATACCAGAATTAAAGGTAATATGCTAACAAAGGATATTATTCTTTCAGGCTATCAGGGGACATTCGGTGTGATAAATAGAAATTTAATAGGAACAAAAGAAAAACAGAATTTGGAAGAATTAATGAATAGCTTAAACTTAATTAAAGTTAGTAAGTATTATTCACAACTTTCAGATGGGCAAAAACGAAGAGTACTAATTGCGAGGTCTATAATTAACAACCCATTAGTTTTAGCCTTAGATGAGCCAACCAATATGCTTGATTTAAGATCGAACTATGAATTACTTAATAACTTAAGCAATTTAAGCAAAAATGGGATCACATTATTGTATACAACTAATAATATTGAAAATATAATAAAAGAAACGAATAGGGTGATATTCTTAAAAGAAGGAGAGATAATTTTAGATGGAACACCTGAAAAAGTTATAACATCTGAAAATATAAGTAATTTATATGATTTCAATATAGCTGTAAGGAATATAGGGGGGTACTGGAGAACATCGCCAGCCTAA
- a CDS encoding asparaginase: MDIIQALDTSNNKRTPTLKVYLKRGSYVESIHNVHAVICDRKGRVLMKAGDSNYQTFIRSALKPFQAIPFISSGAYEKVMYDEKVLAIACGSHSGTKKHARESFKLLWNSELNAEQLQCPVPKSKKSSLEHNCSGKHAAFLATCKKMNWPINSYLQVNHPLQIEINRRVSEMLGISTKELVTARDDCGAPTLRLGLFQIAFLYAQLSGSSHNELEQISRAMIREPELIAGEGRFDTEVIKRSHGQLISKGGSEGIQCLSKIGEGMGIAIKVEDGSRRAKQAVALHLLKQLDWITPVSLEELEDIVLKINPGVKLEVEGELRFQEK; this comes from the coding sequence ATGGACATAATACAAGCATTGGATACTTCTAATAATAAAAGAACTCCAACATTAAAAGTTTATCTTAAGCGTGGTTCATATGTTGAATCTATTCATAATGTTCATGCTGTTATTTGTGATAGGAAAGGCAGAGTATTAATGAAGGCTGGCGACTCAAATTATCAAACATTCATACGATCAGCATTAAAACCATTTCAAGCCATACCTTTTATAAGTAGTGGTGCGTATGAAAAAGTTATGTACGACGAAAAAGTTTTAGCAATTGCATGTGGCTCACATTCTGGTACAAAAAAACATGCAAGGGAGTCATTTAAACTCCTTTGGAATTCTGAATTAAATGCTGAACAACTGCAATGTCCAGTTCCCAAGAGCAAAAAAAGCAGCCTAGAACATAATTGCTCAGGGAAACATGCTGCATTTCTAGCAACATGTAAGAAAATGAACTGGCCAATAAATAGTTATTTGCAAGTTAACCATCCACTTCAAATAGAAATCAATAGGAGAGTATCTGAAATGCTAGGTATATCAACGAAAGAACTAGTAACCGCAAGAGATGATTGTGGGGCACCTACATTAAGGCTAGGACTTTTTCAAATTGCATTTCTTTATGCACAATTAAGTGGTTCAAGTCATAACGAATTGGAGCAAATAAGTAGGGCAATGATAAGAGAACCAGAACTTATTGCAGGAGAAGGGAGATTTGATACAGAAGTAATTAAAAGATCACACGGCCAACTAATTAGCAAAGGCGGTTCAGAAGGAATTCAATGCCTCAGCAAAATTGGAGAAGGGATGGGCATTGCCATAAAAGTTGAAGATGGCTCTAGAAGAGCAAAGCAAGCGGTTGCCCTTCATTTGCTAAAACAGCTTGATTGGATCACCCCTGTAAGCCTTGAAGAGCTAGAAGATATCGTTTTAAAGATTAATCCTGGGGTGAAATTAGAAGTTGAAGGGGAACTAAGATTTCAGGAAAAGTAA
- a CDS encoding Rieske (2Fe-2S) protein: MKDEVLAQLNDLKIGKDTSITSNSHNENSRKKESHAKAKEPSNQLKNGLLGWYAVCSKRELKEDTPYCLTMFNEPLVIYRDKESNLRCVKDLCPHRGASFIGGEVIDGELVCPYHGARFSSNGECTNLNRITCNHIVDDNYNNYASKIHLYQYICKEIGDYIYIYYTGNAKTSLKDFEVTDQLETRFVESYGFDISDYAYEEVIVDFKCDWARIVENHIDILHLFWVHGETIPDNDVNRKVITSFNQEITREKNQIESKYKYKDKGNKEFIRIKFLPPGRVVIYKGDPSDSRYIQILDHIPLSNNQARVIVRHYRKFMKNKFITELLLFKKLQHRVFYKVFAEDYMILRTQTYNNQMGFVEKDNIKLLGEDKMVQYYWDWFKSSNIKDNPWELFPTNTDTNTVHQDIAMLYPPANNTRVKENSRSLFINILIRILIPIGFLVVLI, from the coding sequence ATGAAAGATGAAGTTCTTGCACAATTGAATGATTTAAAGATTGGCAAGGACACCTCTATAACTAGTAATAGTCATAACGAAAACAGTAGGAAAAAGGAAAGTCATGCTAAAGCTAAGGAACCATCAAATCAACTTAAGAATGGATTATTAGGATGGTATGCGGTCTGCAGTAAAAGAGAGCTTAAAGAAGACACTCCATATTGTCTTACTATGTTCAATGAGCCGCTTGTAATTTATAGAGATAAAGAATCCAATTTGCGTTGCGTTAAAGACCTATGCCCGCATAGGGGAGCATCATTTATAGGTGGTGAGGTCATAGACGGAGAGTTGGTATGTCCATATCATGGAGCAAGATTCAGTTCTAATGGGGAATGTACAAACTTAAATAGAATAACCTGCAACCATATAGTTGATGATAATTATAATAATTATGCTTCTAAAATACATTTATACCAATACATATGCAAAGAGATAGGTGACTATATATATATCTACTACACAGGAAATGCGAAGACAAGCCTAAAGGATTTTGAAGTTACGGACCAGTTAGAAACAAGATTTGTTGAATCATATGGATTTGATATATCGGACTATGCGTATGAAGAGGTAATAGTAGATTTTAAATGTGACTGGGCAAGGATTGTCGAAAACCACATAGACATACTTCATTTATTTTGGGTTCACGGTGAGACAATTCCTGACAATGATGTTAATCGTAAGGTAATAACAAGTTTCAATCAGGAAATCACAAGAGAAAAGAATCAAATTGAGAGTAAATATAAATACAAGGATAAAGGTAATAAAGAATTTATTAGAATTAAATTTTTACCACCTGGAAGGGTAGTAATTTATAAAGGAGACCCAAGTGATTCTAGATATATTCAGATTCTTGATCATATACCACTTTCAAATAATCAAGCAAGAGTAATAGTTAGACATTATAGAAAATTTATGAAAAATAAATTTATCACAGAACTATTATTATTTAAAAAATTACAGCATAGAGTATTTTACAAGGTTTTTGCAGAGGACTATATGATATTAAGGACTCAAACCTATAATAACCAAATGGGATTTGTTGAAAAAGATAATATAAAGTTACTTGGTGAAGATAAAATGGTTCAATATTATTGGGATTGGTTTAAAAGTTCAAATATAAAAGATAACCCATGGGAATTATTCCCAACTAATACTGATACTAATACTGTTCATCAAGATATTGCTATGCTTTACCCCCCAGCGAATAATACTCGCGTTAAAGAAAACTCTAGAAGCTTATTCATCAATATCTTGATTAGAATACTGATACCAATAGGCTTCCTAGTAGTCTTAATATAA